One genomic window of Nicotiana sylvestris chromosome 10, ASM39365v2, whole genome shotgun sequence includes the following:
- the LOC104218319 gene encoding phytochrome-interacting ankyrin-repeat protein 2-like, with translation MQEGGLGLSRRYRRLDMSGGDMDDRGWTPLHIVARKGDLKEVKRLLKEGMDANVTAGGTKSLGVTPLHLATKGGHLRVMDELLERGADIDARTKGVCGWTPLHHAAKERKRKAIRFLIKNGAFLPDNIHDTRFNPPLHYCPGLEWAYEEMRLLQLEGSSSGEASYSSGN, from the exons ATGCAAGAAGGAGGATTGGGTTTAAGTAGGAGGTATAGGAGGTTGGATATGAGTGGAGGTGATATGGATGATCGAGGTTGGACTCCTCTTCATATTGTTGCTCGTAAAGGTGACCTGAAAGAG gTCAAGAGACTTCTTAAAGAAGGCATGGATGCAAATGTGACTGCAGGGGGGACTAAGTCACTTGGTGTCACTCCACTCCATCTTGCTACTAAGGGTGGTCACCTCCGAGTTATGGATGAATTGCTTGAGAGAGGCGCCGATATTGATGCACGAACTAAGGGTGTATGTGGAT GGACTCCACTCCATCATGCAGCTAAAGAACGAAAGAGGAAAGCAATCAGATTCTTGATTAAAAATGGTGCATTCTTGCCAGATAACATACATGATACCAGGTTCAATCCTCCACTCCACTATTGTCCTGGTCTCGAATGGGCTTACGAGGAGATGAGGCTGCTACAACTAGAGGGTTCATCATCTGGTGAGGCCTCTTACAGCTCGGGAAACTGA
- the LOC104218317 gene encoding guanine nucleotide-binding protein subunit gamma 2-like, protein MEESSSSSASQEVNELISSSSKRSGTPNMVMGKHRLAAAIASLNQQIQIIQDELDQLDSCGEASIVCRELVSSVELMPDALLPVTRGPINVHLDRWFHGANESRRNKRWI, encoded by the exons ATGgaggaatcatcatcatcatctgctTCACAAGAAGtcaatgagctaatttcttcatcTTCAAAAAGAAGTGGCACTCCAAATATGGTTATGGGAAAACATCGTCTGGCTGCTGCTATTGCTTCTCTCAATCAGCAAATCCAGATCATTCAG GATGAATTGGATCAACTTGATTCATGTGGTGAAGCCTCCATTGTTTGCAGAGA ACTAGTTTCAAGCGTTGAGTTAATGCCCGATGCTCTGCTTCCAGT GACTAGAGGACCGATAAATGTTCATTTGGATCGATGGTTCCACGGAGCTAATGAATCAAGACGCAACAAACGCTGGATATGA